One stretch of Lacrimispora sphenoides DNA includes these proteins:
- the rlmD gene encoding 23S rRNA (uracil(1939)-C(5))-methyltransferase RlmD, whose amino-acid sequence MDSRSGRKADSRNGGRNSNNFDSRNSNNAGGRSGSNTDSRNNGRYGNSSGSRNSGRNDNSTDSRNSGRNSNSTDSRNSGRNGNSTDSRNSGRNGNSTDSRNSGRNGYGVDSRDSGRNGYSSDSRNSGRNGNSADSRNNSRNDSSFGNKKGHSEDMPNRTSGREKKSLSKCSVSRKCGGCQLLDMPYEKQLEQKQKYLEKLLKPYCHVAPIIGMENPYHYRNKVHAVFDHDKKGNPVSGVYEVNSHRVVPVENCMIEDQKADEIIGTIRGMLKSFKILTYDEDTGYGLLRHVLIRRGFATGEIMVVLVTASPIFPSKKNFVKALREKHPEITTIIQNVNGRETSMVLGDKEHVLYGKGYIEDILCGCRFHISSKSFYQVNPVQTEILYNKAIEAAGLTGKERVVDAYCGIGTIGIVASKYAKEVIGVELNRDAVRDAVENAKINGIKNVKFFCNDAGKFMVSMAEDGEHVDVVFMDPPRSGSTEEFIDSMAKMKPERVVYVSCGPETLARDLEYFRKKGYEAKMGWGVDLFPATEHMESIVLLQR is encoded by the coding sequence ATAGACAGCAGAAGCGGCAGAAAGGCCGATAGTAGGAACGGCGGTAGGAACAGCAACAACTTCGACAGCAGGAACAGCAACAATGCGGGCGGCAGGAGTGGCAGTAATACCGATAGCAGGAACAACGGTAGGTATGGCAATAGCTCCGGCAGCAGGAACAGCGGTAGGAATGACAATAGCACTGACAGCAGGAACAGCGGTAGGAATAGCAATAGCACTGACAGCAGGAACAGCGGAAGGAATGGCAATAGCACTGACAGCAGGAACAGCGGTAGGAATGGCAATAGCACTGACAGCAGGAACAGCGGTAGGAATGGCTATGGCGTTGACAGCAGGGACAGTGGTAGGAATGGCTATAGCTCTGACAGCAGGAACAGTGGCAGGAACGGCAATAGTGCCGACAGTAGGAACAACAGCAGGAATGACAGTAGTTTTGGCAATAAGAAAGGGCATAGTGAAGATATGCCTAATAGGACAAGCGGAAGAGAAAAAAAATCATTATCCAAATGTTCGGTATCACGTAAATGCGGAGGTTGTCAGCTTTTGGACATGCCTTATGAAAAACAGTTGGAACAGAAACAGAAATATCTGGAAAAATTGCTGAAGCCATATTGCCACGTTGCACCGATTATTGGTATGGAGAATCCTTATCATTATCGCAATAAGGTTCATGCAGTATTTGACCATGACAAAAAAGGCAATCCGGTCTCAGGCGTATATGAGGTGAACTCCCATAGAGTTGTTCCGGTAGAGAACTGTATGATCGAGGACCAGAAGGCGGATGAGATTATCGGGACTATTAGAGGTATGTTGAAATCATTTAAGATACTTACCTATGATGAGGATACCGGGTATGGATTATTGCGCCACGTACTGATACGAAGGGGATTTGCCACAGGAGAGATCATGGTTGTTCTGGTAACCGCCTCACCGATTTTTCCTTCTAAGAAAAATTTTGTGAAAGCGCTGAGAGAGAAGCATCCGGAGATCACTACAATTATACAGAATGTTAACGGCAGGGAAACAAGCATGGTGCTGGGAGATAAAGAACATGTGCTTTATGGGAAAGGATACATTGAGGACATTCTGTGTGGCTGCCGTTTCCATATTTCTTCTAAATCTTTTTATCAGGTAAATCCGGTGCAGACGGAGATTCTCTATAATAAGGCCATTGAGGCTGCAGGGCTTACTGGCAAGGAGCGGGTAGTTGATGCTTATTGCGGGATTGGTACCATAGGTATTGTTGCCAGCAAGTATGCAAAGGAAGTTATTGGGGTTGAGCTAAACCGGGATGCTGTAAGGGATGCAGTGGAAAATGCCAAGATCAACGGTATTAAGAATGTCAAGTTCTTCTGTAATGATGCGGGGAAATTTATGGTGAGTATGGCGGAAGACGGAGAGCATGTTGATGTAGTGTTTATGGATCCGCCTAGGAGTGGGAGCACGGAGGAATTTATTGATTCCATGGCGAAAATGAAACCGGAAAGGGTTGTTTATGTGTCTTGCGGGCCGGAGACGCTGGCAAGAGATTTGGAGTATTTTAGAAAGAAAGGGTATGAGGCGAAAATGGGCTGGGGGGTTGATTTGTTTCCGGCGACGGAGCATATGGAATCCATAGTCCTGTTGCAAAGGTAA